The Panicum hallii strain FIL2 chromosome 9, PHallii_v3.1, whole genome shotgun sequence genome has a window encoding:
- the LOC112877579 gene encoding lanC-like protein GCL2 isoform X1 → MGNGGGTGEKTKATGREPPSSSSHASKSKRHRSTRGDAMADRFFPNDFPDFVAEAEAEAPGGGGDRPAGVRGLLSLPYASLSDRFLRAARRLKDKARRPATRSLSTVSCRAPATCSTDCSVPLLPPWLQVVEETWVKAGRQVTDYTLYTGALGTALLLFKSFRVTGDRGDLALAADIVRACDDASQGLPFLTFICGRAGVCALGAVIAKHCDDQLRLTQYLSSFDEITITEKVPNELLYGRAGYLWACLFLNKHLNEKTIPLEHINSVAKDIIMEGRKLSSKGNSPLMYEWHGKKYWGAAHGLAGIMHVLMHTELKLDEQDDVKNTLRYMIKNRFPSGNYPSSEGNESDRLVHWCHGAPGVALTMAKAYEVFHDDHFKQSAAEAAEVVWNRGLLKRVGICHGVSGNAYVFLSLYRLTGNVDYLYRAKAFACFLLEKADELIAEGAMHGGDRPFSLFEGKAGMGYLLLDMIDPSESRFPAYEL, encoded by the exons ATGGGGAACGGCGGCGGGACTGGCGAGAAGACGAAGGCCACCGGTCGCGAAccaccctcctcctcctcgcacGCCTCGAAGTCGAAGCGGCATCGGAGCACGCGCGGCGACGCCATGGCCGACCGCTTCTTCCCCAACGACTTCCCCGACTTCGtcgccgaggccgaggccgaggcccccggcggcggcggcgaccggccCGCGGGGGTCCGGGGCCTGCTCTCTCTCCCGTACGCCAGCCTCTCCGACCGCTTCCttcgcgccgcgcgccgcctcaAGGACAAGGCACGGCGCCCCGCTACTCGATCGCTCTCTACGGTTTCCTGCCGCGCGCCCGCCACCTGCTCGACTGATTGCTCTGTTCCGCTTCTCCCTCCCTGGCTGCAGGTGGTGGAGGAGACGTGGGTGAAGGCGGGGCGGCAGGTGACGGACTACACGCTCTACACGGGCGCGCTCGGGACGGCGCTCCTGCTGTTCAAGTCCTTCCGGGTCACCGGCGACCGCGGGGacctcgccctcgccgccgacatCGTCCGCGCCTGCGACGACGCGTCGCAGGGCCTACC GTTCTTGACATTCATATGTGGGAGGGCCGGTGTCTGCGCTCTTGGGGCTGTGATTGCCAAGCATTGCGATGATCAGTTGAGGTTAACCCAATATCTGAGCTCCTTTGATGAG ATAACAATCACCGAGAAAGTACCAAATGAGTTGCTGTATGGAAGGGCGGGGTATCTATGGGCTTGCTTGTTCTTGAATAAACATCTCAACGAGAAGACGATCCCTCTTGAACACATT AATTCTGTGGCAAAGGACATCATTATGGAGGGAAGAAAGCTGTCAAGCAAGGGGAATAGCCCGCTGATGTATGAATGGCATGGGAAGAAGTACTGGGGTGCTGCCCATGGTCTTGCTGGAATCATGCACGTGCTCATGCACACTGAACTTAAACTGGATGAGCAGGATGATGTGAAGAACACCCTGCGGTACATGATCAAGAACAGATTTCCTAGTGGCAACTATCCCTCAAGTGAAGGCAATGAATCTGATCGGTTGGTGCATTGGTGTCATGGTGCCCCTGGTGTTGCGCTGACAATGGCTAAAGCATATGAG GTCTTCCATGATGATCATTTCAAGCAATCAGCTGCAGAGGCTGCGGAGGTTGTCTGGAACCGTGGACTTCTGAAGAGAGTTGGGATATGTCACGGTGTAAGCGGGAATGCGTACGTGTTCCTCTCATTGTACAGGCTAACTGGCAACGTTGATTACCTCTATCGAGCAAAGGCTTTTGCATGCTTTCTTCTCGAGAAAGCTGATGAGTTGATCGCCGAGGGGGCGATGCATGGGGGTGATCGCCCGTTTTCACTGTTTGAAGGGAAGGCTGGGATGGGATACCTCCTCTTGGACATGATTGATCCATCTGAATCAAGATTCCCAGCCTATGAACTTTGA
- the LOC112877579 gene encoding lanC-like protein GCL2 isoform X2 translates to MGNGGGTGEKTKATGREPPSSSSHASKSKRHRSTRGDAMADRFFPNDFPDFVAEAEAEAPGGGGDRPAGVRGLLSLPYASLSDRFLRAARRLKDKVVEETWVKAGRQVTDYTLYTGALGTALLLFKSFRVTGDRGDLALAADIVRACDDASQGLPRRFLTFICGRAGVCALGAVIAKHCDDQLRLTQYLSSFDEITITEKVPNELLYGRAGYLWACLFLNKHLNEKTIPLEHINSVAKDIIMEGRKLSSKGNSPLMYEWHGKKYWGAAHGLAGIMHVLMHTELKLDEQDDVKNTLRYMIKNRFPSGNYPSSEGNESDRLVHWCHGAPGVALTMAKAYEVFHDDHFKQSAAEAAEVVWNRGLLKRVGICHGVSGNAYVFLSLYRLTGNVDYLYRAKAFACFLLEKADELIAEGAMHGGDRPFSLFEGKAGMGYLLLDMIDPSESRFPAYEL, encoded by the exons ATGGGGAACGGCGGCGGGACTGGCGAGAAGACGAAGGCCACCGGTCGCGAAccaccctcctcctcctcgcacGCCTCGAAGTCGAAGCGGCATCGGAGCACGCGCGGCGACGCCATGGCCGACCGCTTCTTCCCCAACGACTTCCCCGACTTCGtcgccgaggccgaggccgaggcccccggcggcggcggcgaccggccCGCGGGGGTCCGGGGCCTGCTCTCTCTCCCGTACGCCAGCCTCTCCGACCGCTTCCttcgcgccgcgcgccgcctcaAGGACAAG GTGGTGGAGGAGACGTGGGTGAAGGCGGGGCGGCAGGTGACGGACTACACGCTCTACACGGGCGCGCTCGGGACGGCGCTCCTGCTGTTCAAGTCCTTCCGGGTCACCGGCGACCGCGGGGacctcgccctcgccgccgacatCGTCCGCGCCTGCGACGACGCGTCGCAGGGCCTACC GCGCAGGTTCTTGACATTCATATGTGGGAGGGCCGGTGTCTGCGCTCTTGGGGCTGTGATTGCCAAGCATTGCGATGATCAGTTGAGGTTAACCCAATATCTGAGCTCCTTTGATGAG ATAACAATCACCGAGAAAGTACCAAATGAGTTGCTGTATGGAAGGGCGGGGTATCTATGGGCTTGCTTGTTCTTGAATAAACATCTCAACGAGAAGACGATCCCTCTTGAACACATT AATTCTGTGGCAAAGGACATCATTATGGAGGGAAGAAAGCTGTCAAGCAAGGGGAATAGCCCGCTGATGTATGAATGGCATGGGAAGAAGTACTGGGGTGCTGCCCATGGTCTTGCTGGAATCATGCACGTGCTCATGCACACTGAACTTAAACTGGATGAGCAGGATGATGTGAAGAACACCCTGCGGTACATGATCAAGAACAGATTTCCTAGTGGCAACTATCCCTCAAGTGAAGGCAATGAATCTGATCGGTTGGTGCATTGGTGTCATGGTGCCCCTGGTGTTGCGCTGACAATGGCTAAAGCATATGAG GTCTTCCATGATGATCATTTCAAGCAATCAGCTGCAGAGGCTGCGGAGGTTGTCTGGAACCGTGGACTTCTGAAGAGAGTTGGGATATGTCACGGTGTAAGCGGGAATGCGTACGTGTTCCTCTCATTGTACAGGCTAACTGGCAACGTTGATTACCTCTATCGAGCAAAGGCTTTTGCATGCTTTCTTCTCGAGAAAGCTGATGAGTTGATCGCCGAGGGGGCGATGCATGGGGGTGATCGCCCGTTTTCACTGTTTGAAGGGAAGGCTGGGATGGGATACCTCCTCTTGGACATGATTGATCCATCTGAATCAAGATTCCCAGCCTATGAACTTTGA
- the LOC112877579 gene encoding lanC-like protein GCL2 isoform X3 — MGNGGGTGEKTKATGREPPSSSSHASKSKRHRSTRGDAMADRFFPNDFPDFVAEAEAEAPGGGGDRPAGVRGLLSLPYASLSDRFLRAARRLKDKVVEETWVKAGRQVTDYTLYTGALGTALLLFKSFRVTGDRGDLALAADIVRACDDASQGLPFLTFICGRAGVCALGAVIAKHCDDQLRLTQYLSSFDEITITEKVPNELLYGRAGYLWACLFLNKHLNEKTIPLEHINSVAKDIIMEGRKLSSKGNSPLMYEWHGKKYWGAAHGLAGIMHVLMHTELKLDEQDDVKNTLRYMIKNRFPSGNYPSSEGNESDRLVHWCHGAPGVALTMAKAYEVFHDDHFKQSAAEAAEVVWNRGLLKRVGICHGVSGNAYVFLSLYRLTGNVDYLYRAKAFACFLLEKADELIAEGAMHGGDRPFSLFEGKAGMGYLLLDMIDPSESRFPAYEL, encoded by the exons ATGGGGAACGGCGGCGGGACTGGCGAGAAGACGAAGGCCACCGGTCGCGAAccaccctcctcctcctcgcacGCCTCGAAGTCGAAGCGGCATCGGAGCACGCGCGGCGACGCCATGGCCGACCGCTTCTTCCCCAACGACTTCCCCGACTTCGtcgccgaggccgaggccgaggcccccggcggcggcggcgaccggccCGCGGGGGTCCGGGGCCTGCTCTCTCTCCCGTACGCCAGCCTCTCCGACCGCTTCCttcgcgccgcgcgccgcctcaAGGACAAG GTGGTGGAGGAGACGTGGGTGAAGGCGGGGCGGCAGGTGACGGACTACACGCTCTACACGGGCGCGCTCGGGACGGCGCTCCTGCTGTTCAAGTCCTTCCGGGTCACCGGCGACCGCGGGGacctcgccctcgccgccgacatCGTCCGCGCCTGCGACGACGCGTCGCAGGGCCTACC GTTCTTGACATTCATATGTGGGAGGGCCGGTGTCTGCGCTCTTGGGGCTGTGATTGCCAAGCATTGCGATGATCAGTTGAGGTTAACCCAATATCTGAGCTCCTTTGATGAG ATAACAATCACCGAGAAAGTACCAAATGAGTTGCTGTATGGAAGGGCGGGGTATCTATGGGCTTGCTTGTTCTTGAATAAACATCTCAACGAGAAGACGATCCCTCTTGAACACATT AATTCTGTGGCAAAGGACATCATTATGGAGGGAAGAAAGCTGTCAAGCAAGGGGAATAGCCCGCTGATGTATGAATGGCATGGGAAGAAGTACTGGGGTGCTGCCCATGGTCTTGCTGGAATCATGCACGTGCTCATGCACACTGAACTTAAACTGGATGAGCAGGATGATGTGAAGAACACCCTGCGGTACATGATCAAGAACAGATTTCCTAGTGGCAACTATCCCTCAAGTGAAGGCAATGAATCTGATCGGTTGGTGCATTGGTGTCATGGTGCCCCTGGTGTTGCGCTGACAATGGCTAAAGCATATGAG GTCTTCCATGATGATCATTTCAAGCAATCAGCTGCAGAGGCTGCGGAGGTTGTCTGGAACCGTGGACTTCTGAAGAGAGTTGGGATATGTCACGGTGTAAGCGGGAATGCGTACGTGTTCCTCTCATTGTACAGGCTAACTGGCAACGTTGATTACCTCTATCGAGCAAAGGCTTTTGCATGCTTTCTTCTCGAGAAAGCTGATGAGTTGATCGCCGAGGGGGCGATGCATGGGGGTGATCGCCCGTTTTCACTGTTTGAAGGGAAGGCTGGGATGGGATACCTCCTCTTGGACATGATTGATCCATCTGAATCAAGATTCCCAGCCTATGAACTTTGA